Genomic segment of Nocardiopsis mwathae:
GCCCGATCATGGCGTCCAGGGTGTTGACGGCGCGGTAGCCGAGGAGGCCGGGCAGGCCCAGCAGCCCGCCCCACAGCAGGGGGGCCACGACGGCGTCGGAGGTGTTCTCCGCGACGGACTCGACGGTGGCCCGGGCGATGCCCTTCTCGTCGAGGGCGTGGGGGTCGCGTCCGCAGAGGTGGGGCAGTCTGCGGCGGGCTTCGTCGATGTCGCCGGCCTCCAGGGCGTCGGCGATGCGCTCGGCTTCGCGCCCCAGCATGTCGCCGCCGACGACCGCCCAGGTGGCGGCGGCGGTGAGGGCGGCGCGGAGGGCGGGGCGGGGGGCGCGTTCACCGAGCACACCGAGTGCGGCCACCGGGGCGACGGCGAGCGCCGTGAAGGCGGCACCGCGGGCGCGGGACGGCCGGTACACACACTGTTCGAGGCGGGCCGCGGCTATGCCGAACAGGGCGACGGGGTGCCCGCGCGGCGGGTCGGGCACGACACGGTCGAGTGCGGCTCCGAGGAGGAGGCCGAGCCCTCGGGGTCGGGCGTGGCGGTGCGGAGTCTTCACGGGGTCCACCGTAGTGCCGCCGCGTGTCCTGTCCGGGCGTTACCGTTACCCGATGAGACGATAATCCCGCTTTGTGACCATCCGTAATTGATCGGCTACACTGAGCCTCCCCCCTCCTTCATGCGAGGCTCCCGGACGGACCGGGCGCCCGGCGGATAGGGAGGGCTCAGTCGTGTACACCATCGCGATGATCGCGACGTTCCTGATGGATCCGGGCGGCTGGTGGGTGTTCTAAGCCACGCCAGCGCAGCGGCGTGGGGCCGCCCTACGGGGGCGGCCCCACGATCGACCCGAACCGAGTTCGCGAAACGCGACGGTCGCTCACCTCTCCCGGGGTTAATCACGGGTAACGTGGCTAGGGACGCCGATAGCAACCGGTTTGGTGGAACCCGCGTGGTAACGAGACGCAACTACGAATCCCTGTAGTTGTTATTGTTTTGCCCGGCGATAGGCGACATCACCCGAATGCCCTAGAATGTCTCCCCGAAGCATCCGGGGGCCACCGCGTCACGGCGTAGGGTCCCGCCGACCGCAGGTCGCACCCACCGGCGCTTCACCCCGCCCGAACCGGCGCCACCCCCTGCACGACCGCAGGCCCCGGCACCCCGACCGCCGCACGGACGGGACACAACTGAATCGAGCACCCGTAGCTCAGTGGATAGAGCACCGGACTTCTAATCCGACGGTCGCAGGTTCGAATCCTGCCGGGTGCGCCCCTTCTCACCAGGCGATTCTCAGTCCGGGAGAGCACTGGAACCATTTTTCTGACAGTCGATCTGACAGTCATCAATAGGCGCGCCATCCCCTGCCATCGCGCGCCATCTGCCCCTGAACACGACAACGGCCCCGGTACGGCGATGACGCGCCGTGCCGGGGCCTCCGTGTTCTCACACCTGACCACACCAGGCGGAGAACCATGGCCAATGCTACGGCCCAGCCCTCACCCCGACCCTCCTCGGCAGCACAGCCCCGGCCGCATCCGGCCACCTGTTCCGGCCCCGCCGCACAGCCCGGCAGCGGCAGCGCCCCCCAGGCGCCGCGCCGACGGACCGTCTACCTCCTCCGCATCGTCACCACGATCGTCGCCGCCTCGGCGTTCGTCGCGATCTGGGGCGGCTGGGTCGGGCTCGGCCAGATCGCCGGCTTCGGCCCGGTCAACCTCCTGCCCGGCATCGGCGACGGCCTCGTGGTCGACCTGTCGATCACCCTGCCGCTGGGGATCGAGGCCTACGCCGCCATCGCGCTGTACACCGCCGTCGGCGGCATCGTCCAGGGCGGCGCCCGCGTCTTCGCGTGGTGCTCGGCGGTCGGCGCGCTCGTCCTGGGCGCCGTAGGCCAGCCCGTGTACCACCTGATCGTCGCCGATGACCACGCACCGACGGCGATCGTCATCTTCGTCAGCGTGCTGCCCGCCATGGTCCTCGGCCTGTCATCCGTCCTGCTGCACCAGGTCGAGGACGCCTACCGCCGCGCCCACCAGGCGCCCCTCGCCGCACCCGAGCCGTCCTCGGCCGAGGAGGACCGGGAGGACGCGGAGGAGGACCAGGAGGACATCGGGGAGGTTGCCGATCCGGCCGACGACGCGGACCACCAGGAGCCCGAGCCGGACCCGTCGCCGACCGGCGGTCAGGACACCCGGCGCCGTCCCGGGCCGACACCACCGCCACCGGTTCGGGGTCGAGCCGATCTGCATCGTGCTGCAGTTCGCCCCGTCCACCTACTACGCCGCAAAGACACGGCCGCCCTCGGCCGACACACACTCAGACGCAATCCACCATCACGGACAAGATCGCGCGGGTGCACGCCGACGGCTACGGCGTCTACGGGGTGTGCAAGGTCCACGCCGAGCTCAACCGCCAAAGACATCCGGTGGCCCGCCGCACCGTCCAGCGCCTGATGAAGGCCGCGGGGCTACGCGGTGTCAGGCGGACCGGGCATCCGCGCACCACCGTGCCCGCACCCGGCCCCGATTCCCGCGGCGACCTGGTGCAGCGGAAGTTCAGTGCCACCGGGCCCGACCAGCTGTGGGTCACCGACATCGAGCGCCGTGAGGCGCTGTTCAACCGAGTGGAGGTGAAAGACCGCCACCGCCGCCCTGTCGCAGCAGGGTGGTGAAGCTGGGGGCAGCCTGATCCGGGAGACGCCGGTGAGGGTGGTAAGCAGCCCCGACAACGACGGGACGGCCTGGTACTGCCAGACAGGCCGGGTCCGGCAAGCGAGACGGGAAGGTGTACGCGAGGAACCAGCGGCTGAACGCTCCTTAAGAGAAGGAACACCAGCTCCAACCTGGCGGATGCGGGCTGGGCAGCGACGTGTCCCCGGCCGGTAGTGGCGGGGAACTCCTGGGCCGGTTGATGTCGTCGGTCGGGAGGCCGCGGTGAAGGTCTGCGGTGTAGCCGCGGCGAGGTCGCAGGGGCATAGCTGGGCACCTCACCCGTCGATCGGTTGAACAGTGAACACGGGAACCACCGCGCGGGCCCCCTACCCGAATCCGGCGCCCAGCCGGACGGGAGGGAAGGCACGTCGTCGGCTGATGCCTGCGCGGTGGGGCGGAGGAGCCGTAGTAGTCCGAGGCCGGGAGAGCCGGTCACACGGCGAAGGGCTCCAGCGGGTTCGCAGCAAGTACGCAGACTGTGGAGGTCACTTGTGAATACGAGTGCTCCGTGGCCCGACCTGAACACGGCGGAGCTACGGGTACGCAGGATGCAGCGCAAACTGCACCATTGGGCGGTCAATGATTCCGGCCGCTGTTTCGATGATCTGTACAACCTCGTCTATGATCCCGCTTTCCTCACCGTGGCGTGGGAGCGGGTGCGGACGAACAAGGGTGCCCGCTCGGCGGGAGCCGACGGGATCGCGGCGCGGTCCCTCGGTCCGTCGCAGGCGGCCGGAATGCTCCAGAACCTCCGACAAGAGGTCAAGGAACGAACGTTTCGGCCCGATCCAGTGCGGGAGGTGATGATTCCCAAGGCGAACGGCAGGTCCCGCCGCCTGGGCATCGCTACCGTCGCCGACCGAGTGGTGCAAGCCTCGCTGAAGCTGGTCCTGGAGCCGATCTACGAGGCGGACTTCCGCCCGAGTAGTTATGGCTTCCGTCCCCGCAGGCGAGCCCAGGACGCGATCGCCGAGATTCATTACCTCGCCAGCGGCGCACGCGCCTATCACTGGGTGTTCGAGGGTGACATCACGGCCTGCTTCGACGAAATCTCGCATACCGCCCTCATGGATCGAGTGCGGGACAGAGTCGGAGACAAACGCGTGCTGGCCCTGGTGAAGGCGTTCCTCAAGGCGGGGATCCTCTCCAAGGACCTCGTTTATCGGGGCAATCTCACTGGAACGCCGCAAGGCGGGATCCTGTCACCGTTGCTCAGTAATATCGCCCTGTCCATTCTGGACGAGCACTTCGACGCCAAGTGGAAGGCGCTCGGCCCGGAGTGGAAGCGCATCAAGTATCGCCGGTCCGGCGGCCCCACGATGAAGATCGTCCGCTACGCGGACGACTTCGTCGTCATGGTCCATGGCAGCCGTGACGATGCCGAAGCGCTATGGGAGGAGATTGCGGCAGTGCTCGCGCCGATGGGTCTGCGCCTGTCGGCCGAGAAGAGCAGGGTCTGCCACATCGACGAGGGATTCGACTTCCTGGGCTTTCGCATCCAGCGCCAGACCAAGAAGGGCACGACCAAGAAGTACGTCTACACCTGGCCGTCGAAGAAGGCGCTCGCGTCGGTCATCGACAAGGTCAGACAGCTGACGCGCCGTCACAGACATCGCACACTCGCCGACCTGTTGCGCCGGATCAACCCCGTGCTACGGGGATGGTGCAACTACTTCCGGCACGGGGTGTCCAAGCGCACCTTCAGCTACCTCGACCACTTCACCTGGTGGCGGGTGGTGACATGGATGCGCAAACGACACCACGGGCTGGCCTGGGGAGTCTTCTGCCGCAGACTCCTGCCCCGATGGCAGATCCGCGACGGCAAGACAGCGCTGTTCCGGCCGCAGAAAGTAGAGGTCACGCGATACCGCTACCGGGGCACGCAAATCCCCACCCCCTGGACGGCGAGACCGTCGGAAGCAACCGCAACAACGGCATGACCCCGTGGAGAGCCCGTTGCGTCGAGAGGCGCTCGGCGGGTTCGGAGGGCGGGCCGGGGAAACGAACCGGTAGAGACACCGGCACCGCGCCC
This window contains:
- a CDS encoding cobalamin biosynthesis protein; the encoded protein is MDPVKTPHRHARPRGLGLLLGAALDRVVPDPPRGHPVALFGIAAARLEQCVYRPSRARGAAFTALAVAPVAALGVLGERAPRPALRAALTAAATWAVVGGDMLGREAERIADALEAGDIDEARRRLPHLCGRDPHALDEKGIARATVESVAENTSDAVVAPLLWGGLLGLPGLLGYRAVNTLDAMIGHRSARYERFGWASARLDDVANWAPARLTALLATAAAPLVSGDPRRAARIRARYGHRHPSPNAGHCEAAFAGALDLRLGGANSYAGRVEHRPELGEGRRPEVSDIRRAVRLARAVNTAAAATAALLAELPTSRRPAPRRRPRRAHQRKA
- a CDS encoding IS3 family transposase; amino-acid sequence: MCKVHAELNRQRHPVARRTVQRLMKAAGLRGVRRTGHPRTTVPAPGPDSRGDLVQRKFSATGPDQLWVTDIERREALFNRVEVKDRHRRPVAAGW
- the ltrA gene encoding group II intron reverse transcriptase/maturase — its product is MQRKLHHWAVNDSGRCFDDLYNLVYDPAFLTVAWERVRTNKGARSAGADGIAARSLGPSQAAGMLQNLRQEVKERTFRPDPVREVMIPKANGRSRRLGIATVADRVVQASLKLVLEPIYEADFRPSSYGFRPRRRAQDAIAEIHYLASGARAYHWVFEGDITACFDEISHTALMDRVRDRVGDKRVLALVKAFLKAGILSKDLVYRGNLTGTPQGGILSPLLSNIALSILDEHFDAKWKALGPEWKRIKYRRSGGPTMKIVRYADDFVVMVHGSRDDAEALWEEIAAVLAPMGLRLSAEKSRVCHIDEGFDFLGFRIQRQTKKGTTKKYVYTWPSKKALASVIDKVRQLTRRHRHRTLADLLRRINPVLRGWCNYFRHGVSKRTFSYLDHFTWWRVVTWMRKRHHGLAWGVFCRRLLPRWQIRDGKTALFRPQKVEVTRYRYRGTQIPTPWTARPSEATATTA